Genomic DNA from Stigmatopora nigra isolate UIUO_SnigA chromosome 17, RoL_Snig_1.1, whole genome shotgun sequence:
ctgaatcggtagccagtcGATCACAGTgaacaaggagatggacaaacattcccactgacactcatacctaaggtcaatttagtcttcaaacagcctaccgaccatgcatgttttttttattgtgggagaaaaatggagtacccagggaaatCCCACACAGGCACATGGAAAAAGATGCAAACTTCACAGAGGTAGCccaacctgaatttgaacccagagctgtgaggtccttgagctaaccactcatccgctgggcGTCCTCTACAAAAGCAAGTTGTGCAAATTGCTCCTCAGGTGTTAGGTAGTCACCAAAATACATCCCTGTAACATTTCCTCTTCTTTATGTACACCTGATGTGTGTAATGAATTGATTGCACATTGATGGTTTTAGTGCAGGAGTCACCAACTCTGCCCCTCAAGGATACCTAtcaagtctgttttccatagcTCCCTACTCAAactcacctgaatcaaatgatcaactccaaGGCAATGCCAGAAGCCTGAAAATGATCCTGGATATTTGATTCAAGTGAGTTGGagaagggagacatggaaaacagactggataggtgcCCTCGAGGACTAGAGTTGGTGAAGAATCATGGCAATGCGTGTCAGGTTTTATTCACATTGAGGATGGGGGTGTTCTTTGTTGGTCCTGTCTGTGTAATTTGTATGCGTTTTGTCTGagtctgtatatttaaaccctgtgttttgATACGTCTTTGTGGGAGTAGAGTGTCCTGTTTCCGTAATGTTTTCCTCTTTGCTATTGTGCGTCTCCgtttagtttttatttgattaattttatTCTAGTTTTGATTATTGTAtggttatttttcattaaaattcccAAGTTAAGCACCATTTCCCTCTCGTTCACTTCCTTCAATCTCATGGATTCCACTCTGCCTTGCAGCCGAAGAGGAACATGACAGAAagccaattaccgtatttacatCATACCTGTCAAACTGTGCCGATAattgcccttataaatgattatgacgCATGTTTCCTCGTGGTAACTCGTTTTTTACTAGGTGGCTcttccatgcttgcttccacgatatttactctatatatatctacGTATGCGCATgccctttatcgatattgccgtacgcaccgctaaaaaatacatacgattgaggatcatttttgctggtataccgtgacaatagtaacgatcgatgacagtagcgtcgttggctaccagcctacgagactatctggattttagccaaaacggtcttgtgagattggttttcataaatattggcgatttttttccgtacaaaagtcggtgtacagcGTACATAATTTGAACTGgtaaaaacgtataaaatacgtctAAAACGttcaagttgacaggtatgttacacgcatgtctaaaatgccttaaaatcatcaaattttacaatttctcgcatataggcagacccctaattcacaatttttacctccatattcatggtttaaatAGCTAGTACaacaatgtgttactttgaagggaaaatcttaagaaaagtcATCACACgtgatatttctgagatactgtataaatcaaaagcacGTTATTAGGTTCAATGTCATTAGGAATTAATTCATACAGTAATGGTTAttttattacagtgttccctcgctacttcgcgcttcagctatcgccgactcagagcttcgcggatttttttcaggtaaaaaaataatgaaaaatttaaagatattaagttaaaattataaattacatcattttacaagcggtggaaacaaaatattcaataagaattagtaattgcatcaaaaaaaggccatagaaatggtcaataacatggtgagagttcaggaatcgcattgatgacgtcatggctgtttacaggcgcatcttcaccgcccaaaaaaaccaatgttcacaactcccaataacgatgttttttacgtgcaaaaaaactgcagaagatcctccatctggactactatgatgttattgcttggtggtgcttttgtgcacgtgttatacgtttctttaagcatttttgaaggggcacgcctacttcgcggaaatgcagctattgcggggggtcccggtccccattaaccgcgataagtgagggaacactgtactgcaaaaaagaaaataagttaCTTTTCCGACATCTAcgggtgaaaaagagtatagtaGGTCTCGTGCACATGAGCCGTACACTTgaatcagtcatcattttttagttacaaatacggcttatttgCGAGAACATTTCGTAGTTTCTTGAAATGGTCTTAAGATAAtcactaaatttaaaaaaaaaaagaaaataacatcaGTCAAAGGATTATTACAATTTAATTTTCCACATAGTGCTAATATATTTGAGCTCCACGAAATGAGCCCTATGAATGAAAGTCGGTGCCATGAAATGTCACATATACACAGAAAGTATACATCCAAAAACACCAGTCTAACACGTTGAGGTTTTAACTTGTTTTAACCATTAAATTCCCAGATATTGTTCCCAGGATACACAGGTGTTGACAGACCCAAGAGGTGCGCTTGAAAGTTAGACGTGAGTGTGCACACAGGTTGAGCAAGACGGTCATGACTCGGGTGTCAGGCGTGGTAGTACAGGGAGGATGAGGTTACCAAATGATGAGTCCTGAGTGATGAAGAAGCCTGACGAGTGCACATGTGCGTGCtgttggggcaaaaaaaaatagtcaaacagCAAACTACCTATGACATTTTGAACTTTTAACATGAGCACTTGATAACATTGTTTTACCTGCAAGGCTGCTTTCTGCTGGGCAACAATGTGCTGCTGCTCTGCACTATCCCGGAAGTCCTTTGCGTTGTGACGGGATATTGAAATGCTTAGGGAATTTATGTAAAATAGACATTCACATGAGGAATTACTTCCTTTCGTAATATCCTCCCGATTACCAGGAAAAAATGTTGTCTAATTGAAATTCCCCAATTTATGTGAAGTAATTTGAATACTGCAAAAGAAATGTGGTATCAGTGGAAAGCTCCGAGTGTCCTCTAACGGGAAAAAAGTTAATGTAATTGGATGCACTGGGTAGGAGATATTTAGTTTCACAAATGTCCTCTacagaggacaaatttgaactactATTCGTCAGGAAACTACATTAATTGATAGGTTAAATGGTGGTGACCCaaacttttatatatatatcattgaaatttatttaaaaactttAGGCCCAGTTATACGCTACCTGGCTCCTGGAGTGCTCACGGACTGATTTTGTAGTAATCGCTTCCTTTCTTTTTCCAGCTCAGCCAAAATCTGCACTCTGGCTTTGTTCTGGAAGACTGCTTTTTAATAGCAGAATCGAAAATAGGAAAACCAAATTAAGACCACCAGGGTACCAAGTATTTCagcattcattttttcattatttcattatGTCTATCTCTCTAGCTCTCTAGTTCTCTCGCTCTCTAGCTctctaaatatatatctatatatcagTGGTGGGCCGTACATTTCACActtaggccttcagtagtgtgtgaatcaatccaaccctcaaaactaTTTAATGGCTTTAAAACCTTTAATGCAGTTACAGCTGCAACataaaaaagaatcaataataacctaaataattattatttaggaTAATAGACATTTTGCGcaccaaatattatttttatttatacacaaaatccatcctcctttctttttctcaagaagatttcaattactctgtggTACAGAATACACCTGCGTTTGAGGtccatcaagaagttcttttctatcgccatcaaagctaatgctgatagtcgagtctgtcctgttgtttttctggcataagttttgattctgTTTCGGGCTGAAAATATTCGTTCAacagaagcagtggacacgGGGATGTTCACTGTCATACCCACTAATGTGTACAGCCGTGCTCTGCGTTAAAATGGAGAAGTCTGCATGTGGAAAGTTTTCTGGTATTTCTGAAACTTCTGCAGGTTGAGGAGGGAGAGACACGTCAGTCTTTCGTGTTCTTGAAATCTGGTCCGTGTTTGACAtataatattgtccagaatcctgtCGTGGAGTTGTTGGTAGTGTGTGCGAGAATCTTGCGCTTAGAGCACCTGCATTGCGTTCAGTGGCATCGTAGATTTCCTCATATCGGCTCCTCTCACGTTcaactgtgtcacaaaactCCTACACTCTTGCAAGAAAAAACTGtacatccagtttgttgttctgtagtattgaaaaaatgcaattaagtgTGTGaagtaaaaaactaaattcaaaattatacagatgtgctttaaatccatcagcacacctaatttagttttaattcttttaaaacctttttttaccttaaaaaatgcaacgctccgctcagtgctcgcagagacgttACAAAAAGGTAGTTGCGAGCACAGATATTACACGAGGAGTTGTGGGGGAGAGAGCCAATggccctgatgttcttatgagcagccaacgataAATAATATACTATACTGCTTGTATTAGCGATCACTCCGGCATTCACGCTGAGTGACGGGAAAAAGACACGGGAAAATGAAACGCTtagcccagtgctcgtagatatccgttattcatgaaagagatgcggcaaaaaatacgcgctacaatgataaacagcttatcatgtcttggccacctggctttcttgcaTCTCAAAATTTTTCTCCTATCTAGAGATAACTTTACTTGAAATgttcctcgtatctcgaaaGGCAGAAATTTAGAAGTGCTCCTATGTAGAAGTGCCACTGTATTTTCCTGAAGAATATTTCAATCtttttaggttattattgattatttttttatgtgtcacagctgtagctgcattaaaggttttatagccataaaatactgaTTGATGGTTCGATTGATTCACacacagcactactgaaggcctaagtgtgaaatgcacggcccgctactgatttatacacacacacacacccagagGTGTCACTCAAAAAGAGGTTTTAcggtataattttttttatatgtaagtGATGAGTTAAGTCAAgtcaataaaacacaaaaacatgctgTAGTACAACACAAACTTATCGTTTCAATTTTTGGGTGATTCTTTCtgaattgaatgaaaaatattatttacacaAACTCCAAAAATATCAAGAGACTTACTGTATTGCCAGCATCAGAATGTGGCCATGTTTATACGGTCAAAGAGCACAAACGTCAAGAGAGTAAACCTACGTTGCGGACTAAGGCTACCGCAGATCAAAGAACCACTAATGTCAAAGACTACGTTGTCATCGGACTTGGGGAAAGTAGTGAACCTACCCGGTCCTGAGGAATTAGCAGCCATACTCCCGAAGtaaaattaatagaaaaattAGATATTGAACGTATTCGAAAGGATTTATGGGATTTTTACTACCCATACCCTGGCGTACGTTCTTCTTTTTGAGTTGTATAGTCCTGGGTGCGTGGGAATCTCAGGACGCCCCAGTGGGCTGTCCACGGTTATGCCTGCTCAAAAACGGAAAACATTAAAGCAACAACATGTATATTCTGGGGGAAAAAGAGCAGCCACAATCACTTACTCACCTAAACAtaattatactatatacatgtttaagtaagtattgcacaatatttaatatatatcagtAGTTTTACAAATACATGGTTGTACAACAGGTGGGGCTTTAATCATCGTATTTAATTAATGCATACATTCCTATTTACTGCACAGgtgtacattttaaatgaaaaaatatgttcattttaaGGCAAATAAATCCCGTGTTCGTACTTTTCTCACACGATATTTACTTCCGGTTTCCGCGCGTTAACCTCCGCAGCTGCGCTGTAGGGCTCAGGTGACTATTACCACCGAATAGCGGCTCGGAATATTGGTTTGTAACTAGCAGACGAACAGAAAATAATTTCGCCCGATCGTGGAGGCGCCACTAGCTGCCGAATCTGAATAGCCCCTAGTTTCGACTTCCAGACGAGACGCCGCGCTGCCACACAATGAGCATCGGCGCCCAGCGAGGCCTGGCCAGCTCGGGGCAGAAACACATCGCAGAGATTCTCCACCCGCTGTCCATCGCAGATGAGTCGCTGTCGTCGGGGCCAGATGTCGGCGTCACCTCCGGAGGCGACAAGGTAGACTGGACCCGTGTAAAGTTCctaaaagaacacaaaaacattttgtagcCTGCTGTTTACACAGATTACGGGGGTGATTGTAAAACTTGTCAAAGAACAATATCACCCTGTAAAGCAAACGCTTTCCAGCATCCCAAAATGTTTATCACCTTGTTTAACATTGGCAGGGTTCATATTGAAGATAAATTACTATGGAAGCTAGTAAATAACTTTACTATATTCCAATTTCACATTAAAGACTTACGAATGTTTAATTTAAACACCTAAATTATCGTATTTTGTACAACCCCCACGTTATGAGTTTGCATAGAGTTGggcattttgtattatttaaactAAGATAACACAATTCAGTTAACTATTTAACTGTATACTAATTCCTAAAACATTACTCCAAATAGActgaaaaatgttcattattGGACAATGTCCAATTAGTTGAGCTTTGCACTGCAGTGTAGAAATATACACTCCTAACTATGAGGATGCTGGTCCTACTGGTGAAACACTGAAGGCAAGTGAGTGCGTGTGATGGCTTGGGAGAGATTTGAAATTAATTGTAGCAGTACTTCACAATTAATGTGCacagtaaaataataaataaaaagatttaaacTAAACAAATGAACACATTAAAACACTGCAATATCAaagaaatatacaaaaacattCTAAAAGTCAATTTAGAAAAAGTTCGAGTTTGTTAATAATGCTAAAAAAGTAATCATTACAGTTACAGTTTCACATAATCTGCTTTTCAGTGGACCAGTTACTGAGATATTGCACAATGTAAAAGAACAGTACTATTagaattacaaaaatattgtaGTGTATGTCCAGCTCAAGATTattgaactgaattgaatgtttttactgtcattatacaagtataatgagatttaacgCATTCACCACAtcgtgcacaaataacaaaaaacaaaaaaaaaacaaaaatctataaataagaaattattatatatgtagtccaagtgaggtcagcagagtgaaGCGCGCTTGTTCCGCCTTAAGTCCATGATGACTTCCATGGTTTTTGAAGACGTTCAGCGCCAAGTCCCGCCACTCGATGAGTCTATGGACGCAACAGCAAACAAGCAGACACGGagaaaatcaatatatagtagaaataaacaatcaataaataagtagtccaagtgaggtcagcaaaGCGGACCAGGCTTGTTCCGTctaaagtccaggatgagttctgtTCTTTGTGTGATACTCGTGTGGCTAGTTTTTTAGTCTTCTTTGTTTTCTTACCGCACAAAAACTGTAGTATCTGccccatggaaaaaaaaagtgcgaaACCAAGAAAATCGagaacagaaaaatatattttttgcttgaGCCATGCAGTCTAGTTGAATCGTTTGTGCAGGGTGTCCGCATATAAAtagacattttcaattttagtTCTAAAAATGTCTCAAATAGCGATATATCCTACACTGTAAGTCTAAAATCTCATTTGGGTCATTTAAGACCTAGtgcaaaagtgcaaaaaatgtagaatacatattaaaaatatttatcttgcgtCTATTTATCACGCcgttccatttttttggtggctCATTGTCCTTGTGGTTCTGTTAGTGGAAAGCACAATAAAACTATAGACGTGAAGCGGAAGTGTGTAGGTCGTCACAGGATATTGGCACGAGGTTCAAAAAAGTTGTCGAGTAGTACAAGACGAATGGCAGTTGGACAAAATATAAGCAATAGGTAAATGCCGATTTAATGATTGCTGGCTCGAACGACAGGATGTTGCAGACTGGCTCTAacccaagtctaacagtttgtggtcggttggttaagaagttcttcaTCCAGCAACAGATGGaagaggacatttgtgtgcatcattttctgaacattttgaagggaatacaatactgttttgggtgttttttagagggttggaacgaattaattggtttttggttcatttctatgtgaaatgttgatttgagatgcgagtaaattGACACACTAGCTTAGTCCCGAAACGCATtaggctcgtatctcgaggtaccactgtataccaCTACAAGGTGCTATGCCTGTAAAAGTGTTTCCTTCAAAAAATCTATTGCCAgaaataaaatgtggaaaagcaACACGCACAAGGCGACAATAGATATACTTGAGTCTCAAGTCTTCAGTGCAAACATTTGCTACATTCTTGCCTCATTGTCAAAGTCACATGATGGGTTGTGTAAACGCATAGCTACGACCTCAACAAGAGCTTAATTCACAGACGCAAACAAACATCTGCATCAATCTATCACTTCTTTGTTTATGAGGACActtgatgaatattttttaaataatatctaCCCTCAGGATGGGGGTTTGTTCAATGGCACGGTGGCGGACACACCGAGTCCTGCCTCGGGGTCTTCGCTGTTCAACAGACTGCAGCTAGACGATGACATCGAGTCAGACTCACAGGACAATTATGGCGCAACTGAATTGCGTGACCTGTTTGTCACGGTGGATGATCCAAAGAAGCACGTCTCCACCATGGAGACCTACATCACATACAGAGTCTCCACCAAGGTTTGCTTACAGCTTTTGTCATGGATGACAagtgtaaattattttttataatattttctaatgtgtCCTCCAAATCTtactacagttgtacctctacttatgaaattaactGGTTCCAGAAGTTTTTTCGTAACTTTTTCTTTCTATCTCCTGTGTTCCGCTTGAGTTTCAGCATGTACTTTGACATtattatggacatttttttatacttaatataaaaaatgccATGTACTTAAGTCGTGAAGTGCTAAAGGATCACAGTAGTctgcttttattcatttagcCGTAGTGGTGATGGAGAGTAAAATGAAAGAGTCAGAGGGCCTTTCTGCTGGTTGTGGTGGCATGGCGATTGTTGCTGTGTGTGCTTGGATGGTCAGTGTGAATGGCCTTATACATATACCACATTCAAATATGAAGGGATAGTGTTAATTAAGAGAGCATATGTGAGACTCTTTAACGGTGGCATGGGGGCAAAATTGTACTGTGGCCTGTTCTACTATGGATCTGTGAATGGAATTCAACACTcccttgattaaaaaaaactagtacGTTTTCctaatcgtaaaaaaaaaaaatgtttctgttCTCGGTAATGGTGTCTATCACCCAATTTATAAGAATACCATATCGATATTTTAGACAAATAATATTTGTTGATGTTATAGTCTTGAGTCAAGTCATTTCAAGGGAATTGAAAGGATGGAACAACAAATGGCACCCTTTAAACcgaaaggataaaaaaaaaaaacacaactattTTGTTCCTGAAGCTTTTCAGTTACTTTGACAAAGCAATGCAGCCATACCTCCATGTACAAAATTGTAGGTTACGAAAgctttttttatgcaaatgagttAGGAAATCACCCAAAAGGTTAATGaattccttatccgttattttgttttgaaactatTTAGTTTGTTGAGGGGCACCAAAACAAATTCAACGGAGCAGGAGTAAATGCAACGCAAGGAGGCGGCTCAGGTGGAAGTAGCCACCATTCCAATAgcacaaataagaaaaaaaacgaggaGGAACAAATTTCTTGttccttggagaaaaaaaaacatcctgaaagTGTCCACAAGTCGTGCGATCGCCCACTTTGATGACGTTGATAacgaaaaaaaagttctggcCCCAAtcaatttcgtaagtagaggtacgactataCATCTTAGACAATTCATTCTTTTATCAATTTTACATACCCAATCGATATATCGATCCAGATCAATTGTTTCACCCTTAGTTCACAGCTGTtcaaaacaaacagataaaaaataTCTTGGATGATTAAAAATACGTTTAGGCTTTTTGGTCCTTTTTATTTcagatttggggattttttgaagctcgttttttttcccctttaaaaattGTACTTGACTAACAatgcaaatataatttttttagacAACCCGGATTGAGTTTGATTTTCCAGAATGTTGTGTACGCCGCCGCTACCAAGATTTTGACTGGCTTAGGATCAAACTGGAGGATGCCCAGCCGACCCACCTAATCCCTGTAAGTGACCACAAAGACAGTACAAATTTATTGTGCGCCTGAATCGACTTGGATAACACACTTTTCTTTCAGCCTTTACCAGAGAAATTCGTAATGAAGGGTGTGGTGGATCGATTTTCGGAAGAGTTTGTTGAAACACGCATGAAAGCCTTGGACAAATTCCTCAAGCGTGTTGCGGACCACCCGGTCCTTTCATTCAACCCACAGCTTAACGCTTTTCTGTCTGCTAAGGTGAGATGAAAATAAGTTGGGAAAGCTTCATTCTACAAAAAGCCAACGATAATAGGTGTTAGgtccatcaataattatactttaatataactataaaacactgcaggcagacatctgattcaattattgacatttaattaaattagccTCTCTGATGATCAAACTTGCGAGTGAGAACATTCCGACCTCGTCTCCGCCGCAAATGATTCTTCCGTGCGGTCATTTCTCCTGTCCCTTtgaggccataaatcaaaacaattacaaggttattgattaatccaactctgtaagcaaaaacaacaccttCAAAAATTGTAGcttatcaggtattcaataataacaattaaggttggaacacaaaaacaaactgccttggtaattaaacaaacaagcctccattcggcaaaacaattctaGTATCCCAATGTAAGAACAATATGTGAGTATTCCCGGAGGTGATTGATAGCCATCTGTTGGAATCAAGAGTCCTTCGCGGCTCTTCATTGCAAACCAAGATCAaaagtcctcggagcccggtaCTGGCTGAGATGTCAGGTCAATAGTCCTCGGAATAGGGCAAAACAATTAAACGTCCTCGGAGCCAGCTGCAGTGTCCTTCGGTAACAGTTATACTGAACGTTTGTCTCTGTTGCAAGcacatatttttatatctacatataatgattaatgctcacatttataatagtattcCAGAATAGCCCCTACAATAGAggtgaaaatgcaaaaaacttTTACGGAGAGCCCTATTGTTTAAAAAccacaaaatgtgaaaattactTCCAGAATAGAAATCTTGTTAAGTATTTATACATCAAATCAGTCAACACTATCTTCCACTATCCCACCATGCGCTGTCATGTAATTGATTTCACGCAGCTTATTTCACAGGGCGTGGCTCAAGAGCAGTATCTCTCACATTTCAGAGAGTAAAATGCATGATAGACTGAATGGAAGCAATATTCATTCAGAGTACTACTCATTACCGTCTTAATTAGTCAGATTCAAAACTGTTGACCACGGTTAAATAGAATTCTGAACTTCTGCATCCGTAGGATTTAAACAAACGCCAGGGTCTTGCTCTGCTCACCAAAGTGGGTGATTCGGTGAAGTACGTAGCCGGAGGTTACAAGCTGCGAGTGCGGCCGCAAGAATTTTGCGCCATGGGCGAGTACCTGGACACCTTCAGCCATAAACTGGGCACTATTGATCGGATTGCTCAGAGGATCCTCAAGGAACAGTCAGGTAAGAAAATGATGGTGGTGACTGATAACCAAACATCAAGtgaactcattcatttttgtttgggatTAAGTTACAATTTGTGAACAGCTCTAGCCAGTCCCTGTGTAGCACActattacgtgtcaccctgatgtgaaatgaatatttcaatGGATCCGAGCAACTGGCATTTATACACAAAACTTTTACATTACGGATTCAATTAgatggatgaaataaaattaagttTAGGTGTAGCAAAATTAGCGTTATTTTCAGTGGCTGTAATGAGAATGCATATCCTTAAAAGTTATGGCTTGAAACGCATTTGAGATTGTGAAACAGGAACAGACACAAAGATAACACAACAATATCACTtcacttgccttttttttttaaaaatcaatcaatgtcATCCATTTAGTTTGACGACAGCCCTGAAGTTGTCAGCTGTTGT
This window encodes:
- the LOC144210579 gene encoding SOSS complex subunit C-like isoform X2, with product MAANSSGPVFQNKARVQILAELEKERKRLLQNQSVSTPGASISISRHNAKDFRDSAEQQHIVAQQKAALQHAHVHSSGFFITQDSSFGNLILPVLPRLTPES
- the LOC144210579 gene encoding SOSS complex subunit C-like isoform X1 encodes the protein MAANSSGPAVFQNKARVQILAELEKERKRLLQNQSVSTPGASISISRHNAKDFRDSAEQQHIVAQQKAALQHAHVHSSGFFITQDSSFGNLILPVLPRLTPES
- the LOC144210579 gene encoding uncharacterized protein LOC144210579 isoform X3 — encoded protein: MAANSSGPAVFQNKARVQILAELEKERKRLLQNQSVSTPGARTSGIVQSSSTLLPSRKQPCSTHMCTRQASSSLRTHHLVTSSSLYYHA
- the LOC144210579 gene encoding uncharacterized protein LOC144210579 isoform X4, producing MAANSSGPVFQNKARVQILAELEKERKRLLQNQSVSTPGARTSGIVQSSSTLLPSRKQPCSTHMCTRQASSSLRTHHLVTSSSLYYHA
- the snx30 gene encoding sorting nexin-30 codes for the protein MSIGAQRGLASSGQKHIAEILHPLSIADESLSSGPDVGVTSGGDKDGGLFNGTVADTPSPASGSSLFNRLQLDDDIESDSQDNYGATELRDLFVTVDDPKKHVSTMETYITYRVSTKTTRIEFDFPECCVRRRYQDFDWLRIKLEDAQPTHLIPPLPEKFVMKGVVDRFSEEFVETRMKALDKFLKRVADHPVLSFNPQLNAFLSAKDLNKRQGLALLTKVGDSVKYVAGGYKLRVRPQEFCAMGEYLDTFSHKLGTIDRIAQRILKEQSEYLAELREYSTVYSSWTGSEEELQRPLELVASSVSTCCGSMDELVENMGQDFLPVLREYMLYIDSMKNVLKKRDQTQAEYEGRLEAAIVRKQEDRTPMPLEVERCQDKVECFNADLKADWERWKSNKRQDFKHLLGGMADKNINFYDKCQAAWESLLSVLQEKQTGQMSETD